In Vibrio tritonius, the following are encoded in one genomic region:
- the ftsL gene encoding cell division protein FtsL: protein MPQPTPNLAKLIFIDLLTVGRIPLILLVLIFASAMGVVLTTHDTRQAVSKLDQVQSKRLQLDNEWRNLIIEETALAEHSRVQDVAQSDLDMKRPDADKEVVINAK from the coding sequence ATGCCTCAGCCAACCCCGAATTTAGCCAAATTGATATTCATTGATCTGCTGACTGTGGGTCGGATACCGCTTATCTTATTGGTACTTATTTTTGCCAGTGCTATGGGGGTTGTATTAACCACCCATGACACGAGACAAGCGGTGTCTAAGCTTGATCAGGTTCAAAGTAAGCGTTTGCAGTTAGATAATGAATGGCGCAATTTGATTATTGAAGAGACAGCGTTGGCTGAACATAGTCGTGTGCAGGACGTCGCACAAAGTGATTTAGATATGAAACGCCCTGATGCCGACAAAGAAGTAGTGATAAACGCCAAATGA
- a CDS encoding cytochrome b, whose translation MNSRLVNWIDARLPIKEAFRKHASQYPIPRNINIWWLFGSLSLLILVNQILTGLWLAMSYQPTVEQAFASIQEIMRNVEYGWLLRYLHVVGASAFFIVIYLHIFRGLLYGSYQKPRELVWLIGMAAFLVMMAEAFMGYLLPWGQMLYWGAQVITSLFSAVPVVGDSLANWIRGDFVVSGITLSRFFAFHVIGLPLILLLLVYLHIIALHQVGSNNPDGIETKLPKGTVQEPSRFTFHSSYTKDHDIVDCVPFYPYGVVKDLFGIGVFLILFSYILFFHPGLDGYFLEATNYVPADPMQTPEHIAPLWYFTPFYAVLRAVPDKLFGVFAMLMAVILLFFLPWIDRCSVRSFRYRSRLHRGNLLLFVVSFIALGILGSLPVTTLNTVLARIFSLCYFMFYVLLFFYSKREKTTPLPKRVTMK comes from the coding sequence GTGAACTCTCGGTTAGTGAATTGGATTGATGCTCGATTACCAATCAAAGAGGCTTTTCGTAAGCATGCCTCCCAATATCCGATTCCGCGTAATATCAATATTTGGTGGCTGTTTGGTTCTCTCTCTTTGCTCATTCTAGTTAATCAAATTCTTACTGGGCTTTGGTTGGCAATGAGTTATCAACCTACTGTAGAGCAGGCCTTTGCGTCGATACAAGAAATAATGCGTAATGTCGAATATGGATGGTTGTTACGTTATCTCCATGTCGTGGGAGCCTCCGCATTCTTTATCGTTATCTATTTACATATTTTCCGTGGCCTGCTTTACGGCTCTTATCAAAAGCCTAGGGAGTTGGTATGGCTAATAGGGATGGCGGCCTTTTTGGTGATGATGGCGGAAGCGTTTATGGGCTATTTATTACCTTGGGGGCAGATGTTGTATTGGGGCGCTCAGGTGATAACGTCTTTATTTAGCGCGGTGCCTGTGGTTGGGGATTCATTAGCGAATTGGATACGGGGTGACTTTGTGGTCTCTGGTATTACATTGAGCCGATTTTTCGCTTTTCACGTGATCGGTTTGCCGCTGATATTGTTGCTCTTGGTGTATCTACATATTATTGCGTTGCATCAAGTGGGATCGAATAACCCAGATGGTATCGAGACGAAATTACCCAAAGGAACAGTGCAAGAACCAAGTCGATTTACGTTTCATTCTAGCTACACCAAAGACCACGATATTGTCGACTGTGTTCCCTTTTATCCTTATGGCGTTGTAAAAGATCTCTTTGGTATTGGCGTATTTTTAATCTTATTCAGTTACATCCTTTTTTTTCATCCGGGCTTAGATGGCTACTTTTTAGAAGCGACGAATTATGTTCCAGCCGACCCAATGCAAACGCCTGAGCATATTGCTCCGCTTTGGTATTTCACCCCTTTTTATGCGGTGTTAAGAGCTGTACCCGATAAATTATTCGGTGTTTTTGCCATGTTGATGGCGGTTATATTACTGTTCTTTCTGCCATGGATAGATCGCTGCTCGGTACGTTCTTTTCGTTATCGTAGCCGACTACATCGAGGAAATCTGCTGCTTTTTGTAGTCAGTTTTATTGCGCTAGGTATTCTTGGTAGCCTGCCTGTTACAACACTCAATACCGTGTTAGCGCGAATTTTTAGTCTGTGCTATTTCATGTTTTATGTGTTGCTCTTTTTTTATAGTAAACGAGAGAAAACGACTCCTCTGCCAAAAAGGGTCACTATGAAATGA
- a CDS encoding YraN family protein — protein MGLFNRRKTGLFYEQQAADYLIRHGLFLVEKNFVIRGGELDLVMRDKQTLVFVEVKYRDNPRHGHAAEMVTKQKQKRLIRSAMIWMKKQHLNVHNTDFRFDVVAIQDSGRHIEWIKNAITEG, from the coding sequence ATGGGTCTGTTTAATCGCCGTAAAACGGGATTATTCTATGAACAACAAGCGGCAGATTATCTGATCCGCCACGGCCTTTTCCTCGTCGAGAAAAACTTTGTAATTCGCGGCGGGGAGTTGGATTTAGTGATGCGTGACAAACAGACGTTGGTCTTTGTCGAAGTAAAATATCGAGATAACCCACGTCATGGTCATGCCGCTGAAATGGTCACGAAGCAGAAACAAAAACGTCTGATTCGTTCGGCTATGATATGGATGAAAAAACAACACCTCAATGTACACAACACGGATTTCCGGTTTGATGTGGTTGCGATCCAAGATTCGGGTCGCCATATTGAGTGGATAAAGAACGCAATTACCGAAGGATAA
- a CDS encoding phosphoheptose isomerase, whose translation MLDSIKDSFTESIQIQIAAAEALPDAIMHAAQAMVATLLNGNKLLCCGNGGSSANAQQFTSCLLNRFETERPSLPALTMSSDTTTLTAVANDYAYQEIFSKQVRALGQPGDILLAISTSGNSQNIIKAMEAAVTRDMTIIALTGKDGGEMAGLLGENDVEIRIPSQRTARIHEVHMLTLHCLCDLIDQVLFPAHED comes from the coding sequence ATGCTAGACAGCATTAAAGACAGTTTTACCGAAAGCATTCAAATTCAAATTGCAGCAGCAGAAGCATTACCAGATGCCATCATGCATGCTGCACAAGCTATGGTGGCAACCCTATTAAACGGCAATAAATTACTTTGCTGTGGTAATGGTGGCTCATCAGCCAACGCGCAACAGTTTACGTCTTGTTTATTAAACCGTTTTGAAACTGAACGCCCTAGCCTACCAGCATTAACCATGTCTTCAGACACCACAACGTTAACAGCCGTAGCGAATGATTATGCATACCAAGAGATCTTTTCTAAGCAAGTCCGCGCTCTAGGCCAGCCTGGTGATATATTGCTTGCGATCTCAACCAGTGGTAACAGCCAAAACATCATCAAAGCAATGGAAGCTGCAGTGACTCGAGACATGACCATCATTGCACTAACAGGCAAAGATGGCGGAGAAATGGCAGGTTTATTGGGTGAAAACGATGTAGAAATTCGTATTCCATCTCAGCGAACAGCGCGCATTCATGAAGTGCATATGCTAACACTCCACTGCTTGTGCGACTTGATTGATCAAGTATTGTTCCCAGCACACGAGGACTAA
- a CDS encoding penicillin-binding protein activator, giving the protein MKNHQRRSVPRLLTPVAFAIMLAACSSKPSAPDFVDITNEPSETAQVYIMQADTTQGSLQNDLLIMAMKAAIVANNTEQAELISKRLSKQKLSSMQMAEWQLNKAHLLTNVEQYDKALAQLNFKPYWKLSDEQWKNYHQLKADIYTNLEQPFDSSRELVALYDYTPQGSWEGISDQVWANLSKYNGHSITSLATKPDEDVLDGWLQLAVYMKTMGSDLPQLQNTLKNWLAENPQHPAALNTPKDIQDILAMDIAQPSRTALLLPLTGKYARQAQLIRDGFIMSLMNDQTRKPDASFTVIDTNAQSIEQIDQTLTDKNIDFIVGPLEKDKIEALQKLQESHSKPINMLALNIPEELEEGYQTCYLTLSPEQEVAQAAKHLFSQGYQYPLLLAPDGSYGQRVVDAFNDEWRKYSKNKVAVSLFGDKRQLQRNINSIFGLQDSQQNIAQMEELTNMKLQSQPRSRRDIDSVYIVANSADLTLIKPFIEVAINPDTQPPRLFSNSTSNGNGHQYEDLSGVTYSDIPLLVHPDTSISNQMERLWPKDSNGERRLQALGMDAYRLMMELPQMKVVQGYTINGQTGVLSIDEQCVVQREISWAKH; this is encoded by the coding sequence ATGAAAAACCATCAGAGACGCAGTGTACCACGCTTACTCACTCCTGTTGCATTCGCGATCATGTTAGCGGCTTGTTCGTCTAAACCTTCAGCACCTGATTTTGTCGATATAACGAACGAACCAAGTGAAACCGCACAAGTGTACATTATGCAAGCCGATACCACTCAAGGTAGTTTGCAAAATGACCTGTTGATCATGGCCATGAAAGCCGCGATTGTCGCCAACAACACTGAACAAGCAGAGCTTATCAGTAAACGCCTATCGAAACAGAAGCTTAGCTCGATGCAAATGGCAGAATGGCAACTGAACAAAGCGCATCTACTCACTAATGTTGAGCAGTATGATAAGGCTCTAGCACAACTTAATTTCAAACCTTATTGGAAACTGTCTGACGAGCAATGGAAAAATTATCACCAGCTCAAAGCAGATATTTATACCAATTTGGAGCAACCTTTCGATTCAAGCCGCGAGCTAGTCGCTTTATATGACTACACCCCGCAAGGCAGTTGGGAAGGCATTTCTGACCAAGTCTGGGCTAATTTAAGTAAATATAATGGACACAGCATCACGAGCTTAGCGACCAAACCTGATGAAGATGTGTTAGATGGTTGGTTACAACTTGCCGTTTATATGAAGACCATGGGTAGTGATCTCCCACAACTGCAGAATACGCTGAAAAACTGGTTAGCAGAAAACCCACAACACCCAGCCGCATTAAATACCCCGAAAGATATTCAAGATATCTTAGCGATGGACATTGCCCAGCCTAGCCGTACAGCTTTGCTGTTACCGTTAACCGGTAAATACGCACGTCAAGCACAGCTGATTCGTGATGGTTTTATTATGTCATTAATGAATGACCAAACACGTAAACCCGATGCTAGCTTCACGGTCATCGACACTAATGCGCAAAGCATAGAGCAGATTGATCAAACACTGACCGACAAAAACATCGACTTTATTGTTGGTCCGCTGGAAAAAGACAAGATCGAGGCATTGCAAAAACTTCAAGAAAGTCACAGTAAGCCTATCAATATGCTTGCACTGAATATTCCAGAAGAGCTAGAAGAAGGCTATCAAACTTGTTATCTCACGTTATCGCCAGAACAAGAAGTCGCGCAAGCAGCTAAGCATTTGTTCAGCCAAGGTTATCAATACCCTCTACTGCTCGCCCCTGATGGCAGCTATGGTCAACGTGTCGTTGATGCCTTTAATGATGAATGGCGTAAATACAGCAAAAACAAAGTGGCTGTAAGCTTGTTTGGTGACAAACGCCAATTGCAAAGAAATATTAACTCAATTTTTGGTTTGCAAGACAGCCAACAAAACATCGCGCAGATGGAAGAGTTAACCAATATGAAGCTGCAAAGCCAGCCGCGCAGTCGTCGAGATATTGATTCGGTTTACATTGTGGCAAACAGTGCAGATCTCACGTTAATCAAGCCATTTATTGAAGTGGCGATTAACCCAGATACACAGCCACCACGTCTGTTCTCCAATTCAACAAGTAATGGTAATGGGCATCAATATGAAGATTTGAGTGGCGTTACTTACAGTGACATTCCACTACTGGTTCATCCAGACACTTCAATCTCAAACCAAATGGAACGTCTATGGCCAAAAGACTCTAATGGTGAACGTCGTTTGCAAGCACTTGGTATGGATGCATATCGACTAATGATGGAATTACCTCAGATGAAAGTGGTCCAAGGTTATACCATTAACGGACAAACTGGTGTTCTGAGCATTGACGAGCAGTGTGTTGTACAACGTGAGATCAGTTGGGCTAAACACTAG
- the petA gene encoding ubiquinol-cytochrome c reductase iron-sulfur subunit: MSHESVDRLARRRFLTVSTSVVGALGVAAFSVPFIRAWQPSVTAQIAAAPVEVDISKIAEGQLIRVQWQGKPVWIVRRPPAMIEALKQADNRLLDPLSTQAQQPDYAQNPFRSIRPEIFVAVGICTHLGCSPTYLPNTLSEHVTGVQSGFFCPCHGSSFDMAGRVFAGGPAALNLAVPKYRYLSANRLLIGKDEGDNT; the protein is encoded by the coding sequence ATGAGTCATGAATCGGTCGATCGCTTAGCAAGACGACGTTTTCTTACTGTTAGTACATCTGTGGTTGGGGCATTGGGTGTCGCGGCTTTTTCTGTTCCGTTTATTCGCGCTTGGCAACCAAGTGTGACGGCTCAAATAGCAGCAGCGCCTGTGGAAGTTGATATCTCTAAAATTGCTGAAGGCCAATTGATTCGTGTTCAATGGCAAGGTAAACCGGTATGGATTGTCCGTCGCCCTCCCGCCATGATTGAAGCTTTGAAACAGGCCGATAATCGATTATTAGACCCTTTGTCGACGCAAGCTCAGCAGCCTGACTATGCCCAGAATCCGTTCCGGTCGATTCGACCTGAAATCTTTGTCGCCGTGGGTATTTGCACTCATTTAGGGTGCTCACCTACCTACTTACCTAACACGTTAAGTGAGCATGTGACGGGGGTACAAAGTGGTTTTTTCTGCCCGTGTCACGGATCGAGTTTTGATATGGCAGGGCGTGTTTTTGCTGGTGGACCTGCAGCGTTGAATTTGGCTGTGCCCAAATACCGTTATTTGTCTGCCAATCGGTTACTGATCGGTAAAGACGAAGGAGATAATACGTGA
- a CDS encoding BON domain-containing protein, with protein sequence MKKYRHFLLALTVLFSVTGCAGIFIAGAATTANLVTDPRSAQQIWDDNHLELNIGGLSHKAPYKNQLRITSVSYQGKVVLIGQAKQQDLLDKFAAEVRNMKGVRELHNRVEVKEPLSFSQVSEDSWITTKVKSALLTKSELNGVKVSVETEDKVVYLFGYITRDKAQIATDVARNISGVKEVVRGFNYAD encoded by the coding sequence GTGAAAAAATATCGACACTTTTTACTAGCATTAACAGTGTTATTTTCCGTCACGGGCTGTGCCGGTATTTTTATTGCGGGCGCAGCAACAACTGCCAACTTGGTTACCGACCCACGCTCTGCACAGCAAATTTGGGATGATAACCACCTAGAGCTTAATATTGGTGGCCTTAGCCATAAAGCACCTTATAAAAATCAATTACGTATTACCTCCGTATCTTATCAAGGTAAGGTCGTACTGATTGGTCAAGCCAAACAACAGGACTTACTTGATAAATTTGCAGCAGAAGTGCGTAACATGAAAGGCGTGCGTGAGCTGCATAATCGAGTCGAAGTGAAAGAACCACTTTCCTTTAGCCAAGTGAGCGAAGACAGTTGGATCACGACTAAAGTGAAATCTGCCTTGCTAACCAAATCTGAGCTTAATGGCGTGAAAGTCAGTGTAGAGACCGAAGATAAAGTAGTGTATCTCTTTGGCTACATTACTCGTGATAAAGCGCAAATTGCGACCGATGTTGCACGTAATATCTCTGGCGTCAAAGAAGTGGTGCGCGGTTTTAACTACGCGGATTAA
- a CDS encoding cytochrome c1 — protein sequence MKSVQGFFLVLLAMFSFAAQALMTANNDLDDIESLQRGAQYYSQYCLACHSMEYQRYRTVAQDLHISKQAMRASIIVDPQVHWSEPMQSVLAKDNMEAWLGVAAPDLTLAAGQYSVDWLYTFLHQFYRDEQRSLGVNNLLAPNIMMPNVLEGLQGSQSLSRESDGVMALMPTNKGMLSQAEYDQLVRDLVNYLAYTTEPKQQVRSELGLWVIGFLSVFTILSLLLKKEYWRDVH from the coding sequence ATGAAAAGTGTACAGGGCTTTTTTCTCGTTTTACTCGCCATGTTTTCTTTTGCGGCACAGGCGTTAATGACAGCCAATAATGACCTTGATGATATCGAGTCATTGCAAAGAGGAGCGCAGTATTATTCTCAATATTGCTTGGCGTGCCACAGTATGGAATACCAACGTTACCGAACGGTTGCTCAAGACTTACACATCAGCAAACAAGCCATGCGAGCCAGTATTATAGTTGATCCTCAAGTGCATTGGTCAGAACCTATGCAAAGTGTGCTAGCTAAAGACAACATGGAGGCGTGGTTAGGTGTAGCGGCTCCCGATCTCACATTGGCTGCCGGTCAATATTCAGTTGATTGGTTGTACACTTTTTTGCACCAGTTTTATCGTGATGAACAACGATCATTAGGGGTGAATAATCTGTTAGCGCCTAATATCATGATGCCCAATGTGCTTGAAGGTTTACAAGGCAGTCAGTCTTTGAGCCGAGAGTCTGATGGGGTGATGGCATTAATGCCGACGAATAAAGGCATGTTGAGCCAAGCCGAGTATGACCAATTGGTTCGCGATTTGGTGAATTATCTCGCGTATACCACTGAACCTAAACAACAAGTTCGCAGTGAGCTTGGGCTATGGGTGATAGGCTTTTTATCTGTTTTTACTATACTCAGTTTGTTGCTGAAGAAAGAATATTGGCGTGATGTGCACTAA
- the sspB gene encoding ClpXP protease specificity-enhancing factor, whose product MDIDNMTPRRPFMLRAYYDWLLENDLTPHLVVDATLNGVKVPLEYVQDGQIVLNIAPRAVGNLQLGNDEVTFSARFGGRPHLVIVPLYAVQAVYARENGAGTMFEPEPAYMDMMVEEDDFDDIEETEDTMSLVTAESDDDHEPDPDDEPPRPRGRPSLRVVK is encoded by the coding sequence ATGGATATTGATAATATGACTCCACGCCGCCCGTTTATGCTTCGTGCATATTACGATTGGTTGTTGGAGAATGATCTCACACCTCATCTGGTTGTCGATGCCACGTTAAATGGTGTCAAAGTGCCACTTGAGTATGTTCAAGATGGTCAGATTGTATTGAATATCGCACCTCGTGCAGTTGGTAATTTACAACTGGGCAATGATGAGGTGACGTTCAGTGCTCGTTTCGGTGGTCGTCCACATTTGGTGATTGTACCTTTGTATGCGGTACAGGCTGTCTATGCGCGTGAAAATGGTGCAGGCACTATGTTTGAACCTGAACCTGCGTACATGGATATGATGGTTGAAGAAGATGATTTTGATGACATAGAAGAGACGGAAGATACGATGTCTCTCGTGACTGCAGAATCAGACGATGATCATGAACCAGACCCTGACGATGAACCGCCAAGACCACGTGGCCGTCCAAGTCTGAGAGTGGTGAAATAA
- the rsmH gene encoding 16S rRNA (cytosine(1402)-N(4))-methyltransferase RsmH, which produces MTESFQHISVLLHESIDGLAIKPDGTYIDGTFGRGGHSRTILSKLGPDGRLFSIDRDPQAIAEAQKIDDPRFTIVHGPFSGIAEYAERYDLVGKVDGVLFDLGVSSPQLDDAERGFSFMKDGPLDMRMDPTSGLPVSEWLANADLDDITWVIREFGEDKHARRIAKAIVAYRENEENEPLTRTGQLAKLISEAAPKSFKEKKHPATRSFQAFRIYINSELEEIDKALNGAMNVLAPEGRLSVISFHSLEDRMVKRFMRKESKGPEVPHGIPLTQDQIKALGSANLKTVGKAIKPTEQEVDMNPRSRSSVLRIAEKL; this is translated from the coding sequence ATGACTGAATCTTTCCAGCACATTTCTGTACTTTTACATGAATCCATTGATGGATTGGCGATCAAGCCAGACGGTACTTATATCGATGGCACTTTTGGTCGTGGCGGTCATAGTCGTACCATTTTGTCGAAACTGGGCCCTGATGGTCGTTTGTTTAGTATTGACCGAGATCCACAAGCTATCGCTGAAGCGCAAAAAATTGATGATCCTCGGTTTACCATTGTCCATGGTCCTTTTTCGGGGATTGCGGAATATGCGGAACGCTATGATCTTGTGGGTAAAGTCGATGGCGTGCTGTTTGATCTAGGGGTTTCTTCGCCCCAACTTGATGACGCAGAACGTGGTTTTAGCTTTATGAAAGATGGTCCGCTGGATATGCGTATGGACCCAACGAGCGGTCTTCCGGTATCGGAATGGTTAGCTAATGCCGATCTCGATGATATTACATGGGTGATTCGCGAGTTTGGTGAAGACAAACACGCTCGTCGCATTGCCAAAGCGATTGTGGCGTATCGTGAGAACGAAGAAAACGAACCTCTCACTCGTACTGGTCAACTAGCAAAACTTATCTCCGAAGCTGCGCCAAAAAGCTTTAAAGAGAAGAAACACCCAGCAACGCGTTCGTTCCAAGCATTTCGCATCTACATCAACAGTGAGTTAGAAGAAATCGATAAAGCGCTGAATGGTGCAATGAATGTATTAGCGCCAGAAGGTCGTTTATCTGTGATCAGTTTCCATTCTCTTGAAGACCGTATGGTGAAGCGCTTTATGCGTAAAGAGAGTAAAGGACCTGAGGTGCCGCATGGCATTCCATTGACTCAAGATCAGATCAAAGCGCTTGGTAGTGCTAACCTTAAAACGGTCGGAAAAGCGATTAAGCCAACAGAACAAGAAGTTGATATGAACCCTCGCTCTCGTAGCTCTGTGTTAAGGATTGCCGAAAAGCTCTAA
- the rplM gene encoding 50S ribosomal protein L13: MKTFVAKPETVKRDWYVVDAEGKTLGRLASEIASRLRGKHKAEYTPHTDTGDYIVVINAEKVTVTGNKAKNKVYYRHSEFPGGIKSITFEKLIDRKPEMAIETAVKGMLPKGPLGRAMYRKLKVYAGAEHNHAAQQPKVLDI, from the coding sequence ATGAAAACTTTCGTTGCTAAACCAGAAACTGTAAAACGCGACTGGTACGTTGTAGACGCTGAAGGTAAAACTCTTGGCCGTCTAGCAAGTGAAATTGCATCTCGCCTACGTGGCAAACACAAAGCTGAATACACTCCTCACACTGACACTGGTGACTACATCGTAGTTATCAACGCTGAGAAAGTGACAGTGACTGGTAACAAAGCTAAGAACAAAGTTTACTACCGTCACTCTGAATTCCCAGGTGGTATTAAATCAATCACTTTTGAAAAATTGATTGACCGTAAACCAGAAATGGCGATTGAAACAGCAGTTAAAGGTATGCTTCCAAAAGGTCCTCTAGGCCGTGCTATGTACCGTAAGCTGAAAGTTTACGCTGGCGCTGAGCACAACCACGCTGCTCAACAACCAAAAGTACTAGACATCTAA
- the sspA gene encoding stringent starvation protein SspA → MAVAANKRSVMTLFSSATDMYSHQVRIVLAEKGVSFEVELVDENNLPAELIELNPYKSVPTLVDRELALYDSKIIMEYLDERFPHPPLMPVYPVARGNSRLMIYRIERNWYSLAEKIVNGTAEEAETARTRLRNDLLTLGPVFAEFEYFMSEEFSLIDCYLAPLLWRLPVLGIDLIGPGSKELKVYMNRVFERDSFLASLTEAEREMRLAR, encoded by the coding sequence ATGGCTGTAGCTGCCAATAAACGTTCTGTGATGACTCTGTTTTCAAGTGCCACTGATATGTATAGCCATCAGGTTCGCATCGTGCTGGCGGAAAAAGGCGTGAGTTTTGAAGTTGAGTTGGTTGACGAAAATAACCTACCAGCGGAACTGATCGAACTGAATCCATACAAATCAGTACCGACTCTTGTTGATCGCGAGTTGGCTTTGTACGATTCAAAAATCATCATGGAATATCTTGATGAGCGTTTTCCTCATCCACCATTGATGCCTGTATACCCAGTTGCTCGTGGTAACAGTCGTCTAATGATTTATCGTATCGAGCGTAACTGGTATTCACTTGCTGAGAAAATCGTAAACGGTACTGCAGAAGAAGCTGAAACTGCTCGTACTCGTCTACGTAATGATTTGCTTACTTTAGGTCCAGTATTTGCTGAGTTTGAATACTTCATGAGTGAAGAGTTCAGCCTTATCGATTGCTACTTGGCTCCTCTGCTATGGCGTCTACCTGTATTAGGTATTGATTTGATTGGCCCAGGTTCAAAAGAACTTAAAGTTTATATGAACCGCGTATTTGAGCGTGATTCTTTCTTGGCTTCTCTAACTGAAGCAGAACGTGAGATGCGTCTGGCGCGTTAA
- the rpsI gene encoding 30S ribosomal protein S9, translated as MAENQYYGTGRRKSSAARVFIKPGSGNIVINKRSLDEYFGRPTSRMVVKQPLELVEMVEKLDLYITVKGGGIAGQAGAIRHGITRALMEYDESLRPALRAAGYVTRDARRVERKKVGLRKARRRPQFSKR; from the coding sequence ATGGCAGAGAATCAATACTACGGCACTGGCCGTCGCAAAAGCTCAGCTGCACGTGTTTTCATTAAACCAGGCAGCGGCAACATCGTAATCAACAAGCGTAGCCTTGATGAATACTTCGGTCGTCCAACTTCTCGTATGGTTGTTAAACAACCTCTAGAGCTAGTTGAGATGGTTGAGAAACTAGACCTATACATCACTGTTAAAGGTGGTGGTATTGCAGGTCAAGCAGGTGCTATCCGTCACGGTATCACTCGCGCTCTTATGGAATACGATGAGTCTCTACGTCCTGCTCTACGCGCAGCTGGCTACGTTACTCGTGACGCACGTCGCGTTGAACGTAAGAAAGTTGGTCTACGTAAAGCACGTCGTCGTCCACAGTTCTCTAAACGTTAA
- the rsmI gene encoding 16S rRNA (cytidine(1402)-2'-O)-methyltransferase, producing MTDSKTLDVPTLYIVPTPIGNLGDITQRALDVLSNVDVIAAEDTRHTGKLLSHFNIQTKTFALHDHNEQQKAQVLVEKLLAGQSIALVSDAGTPLISDPGYHLVSQCRQAGVKVTPLPGACAVITALSASGLPSDRFSFEGFFPAKSKGRKDKLLEIAKVERTCIFYESPHRITESLQDMLEILGPDREVVLARELTKTFETIQGLPLGELVTWIEEDDNRKRGEMVLLIHGYREDKASGIPDEALRSLTILVKELPLKKAAALTAEIYNLKKNELYKWGLENLD from the coding sequence ATGACAGATAGCAAAACCTTGGACGTCCCTACGTTATACATAGTTCCGACGCCAATTGGTAACCTTGGCGATATTACCCAAAGAGCGTTAGATGTACTTTCCAATGTTGATGTTATCGCTGCGGAAGATACACGCCATACGGGTAAATTGCTTTCTCACTTCAATATACAAACTAAGACGTTCGCCTTGCATGATCACAATGAACAGCAAAAAGCTCAAGTATTAGTTGAGAAATTATTAGCGGGCCAGTCCATCGCTTTAGTTTCAGATGCTGGTACGCCCCTTATTAGTGACCCAGGTTATCATTTAGTCAGCCAGTGTCGTCAAGCGGGTGTTAAAGTTACGCCACTTCCTGGTGCGTGTGCTGTGATTACTGCCTTGAGCGCTTCTGGGTTGCCATCGGATCGTTTTAGTTTTGAAGGCTTTTTCCCAGCGAAAAGCAAAGGTCGCAAAGACAAATTGCTTGAGATCGCCAAAGTTGAACGTACTTGTATTTTTTACGAATCGCCACATCGTATCACCGAATCATTACAAGATATGCTCGAAATTCTTGGTCCTGATCGCGAAGTTGTATTGGCGCGTGAGTTAACCAAAACTTTTGAGACGATTCAGGGGTTACCACTTGGTGAATTGGTTACTTGGATTGAAGAAGATGACAACCGCAAGCGCGGTGAAATGGTATTACTGATTCATGGCTATCGTGAAGATAAAGCCAGTGGTATTCCCGATGAAGCGCTGCGTTCGTTAACGATTCTGGTCAAAGAACTGCCTTTGAAAAAAGCAGCGGCGTTGACAGCAGAAATTTATAATCTCAAGAAAAATGAACTCTACAAATGGGGTTTAGAGAACTTAGATTAA